The sequence GTTCTGGCTGTTCCAGGCGCTCGGCACCTTCCTCGACAACCAGCGCGGCGCCAACGCGATGCAGATCAACAACCCCTCGGTCGGCAGCGACGCCTCGGCGCTCGGCGGGCTCACCGTGCAGGCGGTCACCATCCTGGCGATCCAGACCGGCGCGATGTCGGCCATGCTGGCCTTCGTCTACCAGAGCTACCTGGCCTGGCCGCCGCTCGACGGTCTGCCGCCGCTGACCGCCGACGGCCTGCAACTGTGGATCGACGCCTTCGCCGCGATGATCAAGGCGGCGATCCTGTACTGCGCGCCGCCGATGATCGTGCTGCTGCTGGTCGATTTCGCCTTCGCCATGGTCGGCATGGTGGCGCCGCAGTTGCAGGTCTCCTCGGCCGCCGCGCCGATCAAGAGCCTGGCCGGGCTGTTCGTGCTGGCGATCTACGCCGCCACGCTGTGGGAATTCGCCGGCCGCGAGTTCGCCGGGCTCGGCGATTTCGCCGCCCGGCTGTGGGGGGCGCGGTGAGCGAGAAGACCGAACAGCCTACCCACAAGAAGCTCGAGGATGCGCGCAACAAGGGCCAGGTGGCGCAGAGCAAGGACGTGGTGCGGCTCTTGGCCTGCGCGGCGCTGTTCGAGCTGGCGTTCGGCCTGGCCGAGCTGTGGCGCGGCCGGCTGGCCGGCGCGATCGAGCTGTCGCTGATGCGCATCGGCGGCGACTTCGACGCCGCGCTGGTCGAGATCGTCGGCACCGCGCTGATCGATGCGGTGCTGCTGCTGTTGCCGGTGGCGGCGCTGGCGATCGTGGCGGTGCTGATCGGCACCTGGATGCAGATCGGCCTGCTGTTCGCGCCCGAGGCGCTGACGCCGAAGTTCGACAAGTTCAATCCGGCCGGCAACCTGCAGCAGATGTTCTCCGGCCGCAGCCTGTCGCAGTTCCTGTTCAACCTGGCCAAGTCGGCGCTGGTGGCCTGGCTGGCCTGGCGCATCGCGCTGCGCGAGCTGCCGCGGCTGATGCTGCTGTCGACCGGCACGCTGGCCGACGTCTGGTACGGCACGCTGGTGCTGCTGCAGGCGGTCGAGCGCGCCTGCATCGGGGCGTTCCTGGCGCTGGCCGCGGTCGACTTCGGCCTGCAGAAGTATTTCCACATCCG is a genomic window of Chitinimonas koreensis containing:
- the sctT gene encoding type III secretion system export apparatus subunit SctT, with protein sequence MNAQAIEALYQALSALALAMPRLLVCLMLVPAFFPAVIRGNLRNAIALALALPVAYRLHGQWPAGSLGYAVMAALVLKETALGLLVGFLMALPFWLFQALGTFLDNQRGANAMQINNPSVGSDASALGGLTVQAVTILAIQTGAMSAMLAFVYQSYLAWPPLDGLPPLTADGLQLWIDAFAAMIKAAILYCAPPMIVLLLVDFAFAMVGMVAPQLQVSSAAAPIKSLAGLFVLAIYAATLWEFAGREFAGLGDFAARLWGAR
- the sctU gene encoding type III secretion system export apparatus subunit SctU — protein: MSEKTEQPTHKKLEDARNKGQVAQSKDVVRLLACAALFELAFGLAELWRGRLAGAIELSLMRIGGDFDAALVEIVGTALIDAVLLLLPVAALAIVAVLIGTWMQIGLLFAPEALTPKFDKFNPAGNLQQMFSGRSLSQFLFNLAKSALVAWLAWRIALRELPRLMLLSTGTLADVWYGTLVLLQAVERACIGAFLALAAVDFGLQKYFHIRSLRMSMEDIKQEYKESEGDPHVKGHRRQLAHELASSGPAANTKKANAVVVNPTHFAVALHYLPEQTPLPLVLARGHDATAQAMIEVARAEGIPVIRYVPLARALYASGREGRYVPSAQLAAVALLYRAIDELLRGDAPADEIPEIDAEVAEAYLAELEQGRAAERLPDEALEDGDERSADSDGQVQEGK